A window from Chrysemys picta bellii isolate R12L10 chromosome 2, ASM1138683v2, whole genome shotgun sequence encodes these proteins:
- the COLEC12 gene encoding collectin-12 produces the protein MKDDFAEEEEVQSFGYKRFGIQEGTQCTKCKNNWALKFSIILLYILCALLTITVAILGYKVVEKMDNVTGGMETSHRRYTEKLTEVESGLKKLDDQTGQKDMSTNKELSSFRSDILALRQQLQEIAEKTTKNKDTLEKLQDSGNVLDDRQSQMKGVLDSNSFMIISVNKTLQAYTGYINNLQQDTSNIQTNLQSQMHSHNVVIMNLNNLNLTQVQQRNLISVLQRSVDDTSQAIQRIKNDFQNLQQVVLQARKDTDWLKEKVQNLQMLAVNNSALAKANNDTLEDMNSQLSSFSGQMENITTVAQANEQNLKDLQEHHKDYENRTSAKFNQLEERFQLFETDIVNIISNISYTAHHLRTLTSNLNEVRTTCTDTLSRHTDDLTFMNNTLANIRLDSTSLRMQQDVMRSRLDIEVANLSLIMEEMKLVDSKHGQLIKNFTILQGPPGPRGPKGERGPQGPFGLTGLKGQKGEKGEPGPPGPAGEKGPVGPVGPPGEKGGKGSRGSPGSKGQRGSTGKTGLPGPNGDPGPPGPPGKDGPPGPPGPPGFQGLQGTVGEPGVPGPRGLPGLPGIPGMPGPPGPPGPPGPPGPGMPMALKSEPTSIPEANGCSAHWKNFTEKCYYFSSEREIFEDAKVFCDEKSSHLVFINNKEEQQWIKRQIAGKGNFWIGLTDSEQENAWRWLDGTLPEYTNWKSGQPDNWSTGQGPGEDCAGLISAGLWNDFQCEDVNSFICEKDMDKA, from the exons TTGTAGAAAAAATGGACAACGTTACAGGTGGCATGGAGACATCCCACAGAAGATACACTGAGAAACTCACAGAAGTGGAGAGTGGTCTGAAGAAATTAG ATGACCAAACTGGACAAAAAGATATGAGCACTAACAAAGAACTTTCTAGCTTCAGATCTGACATTCTGGCTCTTCGCCAGCAGCTTCAGGAGATTGCAGAGAAAACCACCAAAAACAAGGATACACTGGAGAAGCTACAAGATTCTGGAAATGTATTAGATGACAGGCAGAGCCAAATGAAAGGTGTCTTGGATAGCAACTCTTTCATGATCATCAGCGTCAATAAAACTCTCCAAGCATACACTGGCTATATCAACAATCTCCAACAAGACACAAGTAATATCCAAACAAATTTGCAAAGCCAAATGCATTCTCATAATGTGGTCATCATGAATCTAAACAACTTAAATCTGACACAAGTTCAACAAAGAAATCTTATCAGTGTTTTGCAGAGGTCTGTGGATGATACAAGTCAGGCTATCCAAAGAATCAAGAATGACTTTCAAAATCTGCAACAGGTTGTCCTTCAAGCACGAAAGGACACTGATTGGCTTAAGGAGAAAGTGCAAAATTTACAGATGTTAGCAGTCAACAACTCAGCATTGGCCAAAGCTAATAATGATACACTTGAAGACATGAACAGTCAACTTAGCTCATTCAGTGGGCAAATGGAGAACATCACCACAGTTGCACAAGCCAATGAACAAAATCTTAAGGATCTGCAGGAGCATCATAAAGATTATGAGAACAGAACTTCTGCCAAGTTTAACCAGCTAGAAGAGCGCTTTCAGCTCTTTGAGACAGATATAGTCAATATCATTAGCAACATCAGCTATACTGCGCATCATCTGCGGACACTGACTAGCAATCTCAATGAGGTCAGGACAACTTGTACAGACACCTTAAGTAGACACACAGATGACCTGACTTTTATGAACAACACGCTAGCCAATATTCGTTTAGATTCTACATCTCTCAGGATGCAACAGGATGTGATGAGATCAAGATTAGATATTGAAGTTGCAAATTTATCACTAATTATGGAAGAAATGAAGCTGGTAGATTCCAAACATGGTCAGCTCATCAAGAACTTCACAATACTGCAAG GCCCTCCAGGTCCAAGGGGACCTAAAGGTGAGAGGGGACCCCAAGGGCCTTTTGGTCTCACTGGCCTAAAAGGGCAAAAAGGAGAAAAAGGTGAGCCAGGGCCACCAGGACCTGCCGGTGAAAAGGGCCCAGTTGGGCCAGTCGGGCCACCAGGAGAAAAAGGTGGTAAAGGTTCAAGAGGATCACCTGGCTCCAAAGGTCAGAGAGGTTCTACTGGCAAGACTGGTTTGCCAGGACCTAATGGAGACCCTGGACCACCAGGACCACCTGGCAAAGATGGTCCTCCGGGTCCACCAGGTCCACCTGGATTTCAAGGATTGCAAGGAACTGTTGGAGAGCCTGGGGTACCTGGACCTCGAGGATTGCCTGGTCTGCCTGGCATACCAGGGATGCCTGGGCCACCTGGGCCGCCTGGGCCGCCTGGGCCACCAGGTCCAGGGATGCCTATGGCCCTGAAAAGTGAGCCAACATCAATACCTGAGGCTAATG GTTGTTCTGCTCACTGGAAGAACTTTACAGAAAAATGCTACTACTTTTCATCTGAAAGAGAAATTTTTGAAGATGCAAAAGTTTTCTGTGACGAGAAGTCCTCACATCTGGTTTTCATAAACAACAAAGAGGAGCAG CAATGGATAAAAAGACAGATTGCTGGGAAAGGCAACTTCTGGATTGGGCTCACAGATTCAGAGCAAGAGAATGCGTGGAGATGGCTGGATGGAACCTTACCAGAGTACAC aaactggaaaagtGGGCAGCCTGATAACTGGAGTACTGGGCAAGGGCCAGGGGAAGATTGTGCTGGATTAATCTCTGCTGGGCTCTGGAATGACTTTCAATGTGAAGATGTTAACAGTTTTATTTGTGAAAAAGACATGGACAAAG CCTAG